Proteins from a genomic interval of Rubinisphaera italica:
- a CDS encoding mannose-1-phosphate guanylyltransferase, producing MAGGSGTRFWPLSRKTLPKQLLNLTSDRSMIQMTVDRCEGLVELESTWVVTNQAQAAATAGQLPEIPAENILIEPVARNTAPCIGLAAMHLLAKDPEAVMLLMPADHVIEPQEEFHRSVRVAESIIANDEERLALFGVVPEFPSTGFGYIERGARLDEESAANVYEVSSFREKPDYETAQSYMQQGTFFWNCGIFVWKAQTILDLLAIHQPRIAEPLDEIRVSLGSEHYKSTLAKWFPDCSSISIDYAVLEKSENIAVVEASFNWDDVGSWQAMHRLIGTDDNGNTILGAHVGFDTKDCIIRSNETHLVTTIGLKNCIIVHTPDATFVADKSDENAIKELIEMMKEQGLERYL from the coding sequence ATGGCGGGAGGGAGTGGGACGCGGTTTTGGCCTTTGAGTCGGAAGACGTTGCCTAAGCAATTGTTGAATCTCACGAGTGATCGGTCGATGATTCAGATGACAGTCGATCGTTGCGAGGGGCTTGTCGAGTTGGAGTCCACCTGGGTGGTGACGAATCAGGCTCAAGCCGCAGCGACAGCTGGACAGCTCCCGGAAATTCCTGCTGAGAACATTCTGATCGAGCCCGTCGCCCGCAACACGGCTCCCTGTATCGGACTGGCTGCCATGCATCTGCTGGCGAAAGATCCCGAGGCGGTCATGTTATTGATGCCGGCTGATCATGTGATCGAGCCGCAAGAGGAGTTTCATCGATCGGTTCGCGTTGCGGAATCAATCATTGCAAACGATGAAGAACGACTCGCGTTATTCGGTGTTGTTCCCGAGTTTCCTTCAACCGGCTTTGGTTACATTGAACGCGGCGCCCGTCTCGATGAGGAGTCGGCTGCGAATGTTTATGAGGTTTCCAGTTTTCGCGAGAAGCCCGATTACGAAACCGCTCAGAGTTATATGCAGCAGGGGACCTTCTTCTGGAACTGCGGCATCTTTGTCTGGAAGGCGCAAACAATTCTCGACTTGCTGGCTATTCATCAGCCTCGAATAGCCGAGCCTCTCGATGAAATCCGAGTCAGTCTCGGCTCCGAACATTACAAATCGACCCTGGCAAAATGGTTTCCAGATTGTTCTTCGATTTCCATCGACTATGCGGTGTTGGAAAAGTCGGAAAACATCGCGGTCGTGGAAGCTTCGTTCAACTGGGACGACGTCGGCAGCTGGCAGGCGATGCACCGCCTGATTGGCACCGATGACAACGGCAACACCATCCTTGGTGCCCATGTCGGTTTCGATACCAAAGACTGCATCATCCGCTCAAACGAAACGCATCTGGTCACAACCATCGGCCTCAAAAACTGCATCATCGTCCATACACCAGATGCGACCTTTGTCGCGGATAAATCGGACGAGAATGCAATTAAGGAATTGATAGAGATGATGAAGGAGCAGGGGCTGGAAAGGTATTTGTAG
- a CDS encoding Gfo/Idh/MocA family protein, with amino-acid sequence MNSKLNRRDAIKATAALTAGLYLGTQTKSNFALSANEKINIACIGVGGRGFANVNGCSSENLVAFCDVDENRASQAYEKFPSVRRFTDFRKMFDEIENEIDAVVVSTPDHTHFHPSMWALLRDKHLYCEKPLAHNVWETRTITETARERNLATQLGAQRHAKLNMRRVVEEIQAGAIGVVLEVYSWIDSSRGMPDPITSTKQAPDTLDWNLWLGPTTTERGYTDQLCPYKWRFWWDYGTGETGNFGCHILDIPFWALDLKYPTQVEASGPEVDSERTPKSMTTKFQFPANEKRPALTLHWSQGKPEFAEKKKYDVKGLNTIFVGTKGVLACGFDERKLFPADQFENYEKPEKTIPDSPGFYHEWFNAIRGGEPASCNFDYSGPLSETVMLGNVAYRSGGFAWDAKSLKTIGNDQAQKLIREPFRKGWEI; translated from the coding sequence ATGAATTCGAAACTGAATCGACGCGATGCGATCAAAGCCACTGCAGCACTGACCGCTGGTCTGTATCTCGGAACTCAAACGAAATCGAATTTTGCTCTCAGTGCGAATGAGAAGATTAACATAGCCTGCATCGGTGTCGGTGGTCGAGGTTTCGCGAACGTGAATGGATGTTCGAGCGAAAACCTCGTGGCTTTCTGCGATGTCGATGAGAATCGAGCAAGCCAGGCGTACGAGAAATTTCCAAGTGTCAGGCGATTCACCGATTTCCGCAAGATGTTCGACGAAATCGAGAATGAGATCGATGCCGTTGTCGTCAGCACTCCCGATCACACCCACTTTCATCCTTCGATGTGGGCCTTACTTCGCGATAAGCACCTGTACTGCGAAAAGCCTTTGGCACATAATGTGTGGGAAACCCGCACAATTACCGAGACCGCTCGCGAGAGAAATCTGGCCACTCAATTGGGTGCTCAGCGTCATGCAAAGCTCAATATGCGTCGAGTTGTCGAAGAAATTCAGGCTGGTGCGATTGGTGTTGTACTCGAAGTTTACAGTTGGATCGACAGCAGCCGAGGCATGCCAGACCCTATTACCAGCACGAAGCAAGCGCCGGACACGCTCGATTGGAATCTCTGGCTCGGACCAACCACAACCGAGCGTGGATACACCGATCAACTATGCCCCTACAAATGGCGGTTCTGGTGGGATTACGGAACGGGTGAAACTGGCAATTTTGGTTGTCACATTCTCGATATTCCCTTTTGGGCCCTGGATCTCAAATATCCGACACAAGTCGAAGCCTCTGGGCCTGAGGTTGATTCGGAACGAACTCCCAAAAGTATGACGACAAAGTTTCAGTTCCCAGCCAATGAGAAACGACCTGCTCTCACCTTGCACTGGAGCCAGGGAAAGCCGGAGTTTGCCGAGAAGAAAAAGTACGATGTGAAAGGCCTTAATACTATTTTCGTTGGGACGAAGGGAGTTTTGGCCTGCGGTTTTGATGAACGCAAACTCTTCCCGGCAGATCAGTTCGAGAACTACGAAAAGCCTGAAAAAACGATTCCCGACTCGCCTGGATTTTATCACGAATGGTTCAACGCGATTCGTGGCGGAGAACCGGCCAGTTGTAACTTTGACTACAGCGGCCCGCTCAGCGAGACCGTCATGCTTGGCAACGTCGCCTATCGCAGCGGTGGGTTTGCCTGGGATGCGAAATCACTGAAGACCATTGGCAACGACCAGGCCCAAAAATTGATTCGTGAGCCGTTTCGCAAAGGCTGGGAGATTTGA
- a CDS encoding DUF6807 family protein, with protein sequence MTNTKHFLQFLMLMSIVYSGTVSEVSADDKSLSTGFQLQDIEGDHLDVTYNGKPVGRYMYDLDLSSDEKRHETYKPFLHVMNPTGEAPITKGAGGQFTHHRGIFRGWAKLKLNNEQYDTWHMKKVVQKHVRFTGNQSNAEEAAFTSVILYRTDDGKALFEEDRTMSFKTPPQGGFAMIDVTSIVKARQGKLTLDGDPEHAGLQFRPANEVEKSKTRYCFPKENADPKKDRDYPWVAESFVVEGKQYNVIYLNHPENTKGAIFSAYRDYGRFGAWFKTDIPEGASDTTQVRFVITEGEMPTPEFIQQQYNTYTGSDAPVPSVTIQ encoded by the coding sequence ATGACCAATACAAAACATTTTCTTCAATTCCTGATGCTGATGAGCATTGTTTATTCGGGAACTGTCTCAGAAGTCTCCGCAGATGACAAAAGTCTGAGCACCGGTTTTCAGTTGCAGGACATTGAAGGTGACCACCTGGATGTCACTTACAATGGCAAGCCGGTCGGGAGATACATGTATGATCTCGATCTCTCCAGCGATGAGAAACGCCATGAAACTTACAAGCCATTTTTGCATGTCATGAATCCTACAGGAGAGGCTCCGATTACCAAAGGAGCAGGCGGTCAGTTTACGCATCATCGAGGGATCTTTCGCGGCTGGGCGAAACTCAAATTGAACAATGAGCAATACGATACCTGGCACATGAAAAAAGTAGTGCAGAAACATGTTCGTTTCACGGGCAATCAATCCAATGCCGAAGAAGCGGCTTTCACTTCCGTCATTTTGTATCGTACAGATGATGGCAAGGCTCTCTTCGAAGAAGATCGCACGATGAGCTTCAAGACGCCTCCCCAAGGTGGTTTTGCAATGATTGATGTGACATCGATTGTCAAAGCAAGACAGGGCAAGCTCACGCTCGATGGCGATCCCGAACATGCCGGTTTACAGTTTCGGCCTGCCAATGAGGTCGAAAAATCAAAGACCAGATACTGTTTCCCAAAAGAGAATGCAGATCCTAAAAAAGATCGGGATTATCCCTGGGTTGCAGAGTCCTTTGTCGTCGAAGGCAAGCAATACAATGTGATCTACCTCAACCATCCGGAGAATACGAAAGGGGCGATCTTCTCAGCCTATCGAGACTACGGGCGTTTCGGAGCCTGGTTTAAGACCGACATCCCAGAGGGGGCATCGGACACCACTCAGGTTCGCTTCGTAATCACGGAAGGGGAGATGCCCACACCGGAATTTATCCAGCAACAATACAATACCTACACCGGGAGCGACGCGCCCGTTCCGAGTGTAACCATTCAATAA
- a CDS encoding dipeptidase: MKRRTLIRSAIGLTAGLIVNRTYAGMLESKISQGSNPEDLLSEKLTPTMQHAREVALSILKPTSKELERGLRLHAESIVFDSYGFSPRAAIDGDAIAQAIEAGASDEELKDLREEMTMTRYISDLSERREYLDAWRASGVTCVFQNAGEEGQDPLRLIKRLARFTYVTDMLKSVVSKASSPEEIREAKRAGRHCLYLTGNGVPLTQQWNSVPDELRYLRIFFQLGIRMMHLTYQRRNMIGDGCGETSNAGLSDFGRSVIAEMNRVGVIPDCAHSGWRTSLEAARHSSKPVVASHTVCAALDSQPHARSKPDDVIRAIVDSGGLIGICCIPRFLKGSGDIAMLLNHVDHVTKNFGVEHVAIGTDVEHNSQYASVENKKVPRQPRQRDEFRSLWPNDNFKTTSEMTQSLAWTNWPLFTVGLVQRGYRDEEIRKIIGENVMRVSEESLNL, encoded by the coding sequence ATGAAACGACGCACACTGATCCGATCGGCAATTGGTTTAACAGCAGGACTAATCGTAAATCGAACTTATGCCGGGATGCTGGAGTCGAAGATAAGCCAGGGCTCCAATCCCGAGGATCTTCTGTCTGAGAAACTGACACCGACGATGCAGCATGCCCGGGAGGTGGCTTTGTCGATTCTGAAGCCGACCAGTAAAGAACTTGAACGGGGATTGCGATTGCATGCTGAGTCGATTGTGTTCGACTCCTATGGATTCTCGCCTCGGGCAGCGATTGATGGGGACGCGATTGCACAGGCAATTGAAGCGGGAGCATCTGATGAGGAGTTGAAGGATCTTCGTGAAGAAATGACGATGACTCGGTATATTTCCGATCTTTCTGAAAGAAGGGAATATCTCGATGCCTGGCGGGCCTCGGGAGTGACCTGCGTTTTTCAAAATGCAGGGGAAGAAGGACAGGATCCACTCCGGTTGATCAAACGGCTGGCCCGCTTTACTTATGTGACCGATATGCTGAAATCTGTCGTCAGCAAAGCATCGAGCCCCGAGGAAATCCGAGAGGCGAAACGTGCAGGCAGGCACTGCCTGTATTTAACTGGAAATGGTGTTCCTCTCACACAGCAATGGAATTCCGTTCCTGATGAATTACGATACTTGCGGATCTTTTTTCAATTGGGCATTCGCATGATGCATTTGACGTATCAGCGACGCAATATGATTGGTGACGGCTGCGGGGAGACATCCAATGCAGGCCTGAGTGATTTTGGTCGCAGTGTGATTGCGGAGATGAATCGGGTTGGCGTGATTCCGGATTGTGCACACTCGGGCTGGCGAACAAGCCTGGAAGCCGCCCGACATTCCAGTAAACCCGTCGTTGCCAGTCATACGGTCTGTGCCGCGTTGGATTCTCAACCCCATGCCCGCAGCAAGCCTGATGACGTGATTCGTGCGATCGTTGATTCCGGTGGACTCATTGGCATTTGCTGTATCCCCCGTTTCCTGAAAGGAAGTGGCGACATTGCAATGCTACTCAATCATGTGGACCATGTGACTAAGAATTTTGGAGTCGAGCATGTTGCTATTGGCACCGATGTCGAACACAACTCACAATATGCTTCTGTGGAAAACAAAAAGGTTCCACGACAACCCCGTCAACGGGATGAATTTCGATCTCTCTGGCCAAATGATAACTTTAAGACGACATCAGAAATGACACAAAGCCTGGCTTGGACCAACTGGCCATTGTTTACTGTTGGGCTGGTCCAGCGAGGGTATCGTGACGAAGAGATTCGTAAGATTATCGGAGAAAATGTGATGCGTGTCTCTGAGGAATCATTGAACCTGTAA
- a CDS encoding DUF1501 domain-containing protein, with protein sequence MFKLSRREMLQSSSAGFGALALHSLLAEEAQADQSTRLPQFAPKAKRVIFLFMKGGPSQVDTFDYKPLLQKSDHKDFPFEKPRVQFAPTGELLASPWKFQRYGESGIAVSELFPHVAQCVDDLCILNSCHGTNPAHGGASLKLHTGSDTFVRPSMGSWVTYGLGSENNNLPGFITICPTLAHGGTKNWSSAFLPAAHSGTPLGNASQTSEQARVKFINNEHLSPVQQRQQLNLTQALNRNFQVTTGPNPELEARIQSFELAFRMQSQMPEALDLATESQSTHELYGTNEPGTADFGRQCLMARRFAERGVRFVQVTHSNTDRQWDQHGNLRKDHEKNAAEVDKPIAGLLRDLKQRGLLQDTLVLWGGEFGRTPTCQGTGHDGRDHNPEGFTMWMAGGGVRAGIQYGATDDYGFYAIRDKVHIHDVHATMLHLLGLNHEDLTYRHAGRDFRLTDVAGHVVHDIIA encoded by the coding sequence ATGTTCAAGTTATCTCGTCGAGAAATGCTCCAGAGTTCCAGTGCCGGGTTTGGTGCACTCGCTCTGCACTCGTTGCTGGCAGAAGAAGCTCAGGCAGATCAAAGCACTCGTTTACCGCAATTTGCTCCGAAGGCCAAGCGAGTTATCTTTCTGTTCATGAAAGGGGGACCATCTCAGGTAGATACATTCGACTACAAACCCCTGCTGCAAAAGAGTGACCACAAGGACTTTCCTTTTGAGAAGCCCCGCGTGCAGTTCGCGCCCACGGGAGAACTCCTCGCGTCTCCCTGGAAATTTCAGCGATACGGGGAAAGTGGCATCGCAGTCAGCGAACTATTTCCGCACGTTGCTCAATGTGTCGATGATTTGTGCATTCTCAATTCCTGCCACGGTACCAACCCGGCACATGGGGGAGCCAGTCTGAAACTGCATACCGGAAGCGATACGTTCGTTCGTCCCAGCATGGGGTCCTGGGTTACCTATGGCTTGGGAAGTGAGAACAACAATCTTCCCGGCTTCATTACCATTTGTCCGACACTCGCTCATGGAGGCACAAAAAACTGGAGTTCTGCATTCTTACCAGCAGCCCATTCTGGCACTCCTTTGGGGAATGCCAGTCAGACTTCAGAACAGGCCCGAGTCAAATTTATCAACAACGAACATCTCAGTCCCGTTCAGCAACGCCAGCAACTGAATCTGACACAAGCCTTGAATCGAAACTTTCAAGTCACAACGGGACCAAATCCGGAACTTGAGGCGAGAATTCAATCGTTTGAACTCGCCTTCCGCATGCAATCACAAATGCCTGAAGCACTCGACCTGGCAACAGAATCCCAATCGACTCATGAACTTTATGGCACCAATGAACCGGGCACCGCCGATTTTGGTCGTCAATGCCTGATGGCCCGACGCTTTGCAGAACGCGGCGTTCGCTTCGTGCAGGTGACGCACAGCAACACAGATCGACAGTGGGATCAACACGGAAATCTCCGCAAAGATCACGAAAAAAATGCTGCTGAAGTCGACAAACCGATTGCAGGCTTGCTACGCGATTTGAAACAGCGAGGCCTGCTGCAGGATACGCTCGTCTTGTGGGGCGGCGAATTCGGTCGAACGCCCACCTGCCAGGGAACAGGTCATGATGGACGCGATCATAATCCTGAAGGGTTCACAATGTGGATGGCTGGTGGCGGAGTCCGAGCCGGTATTCAATACGGAGCCACCGACGACTACGGATTTTATGCGATCCGAGATAAAGTCCACATTCACGATGTCCACGCGACAATGCTGCATCTGCTTGGTCTCAATCACGAGGATCTCACCTACCGCCATGCCGGACGCGATTTCCGTTTAACCGATGTCGCTGGTCACGTCGTTCACGACATCATTGCCTGA
- a CDS encoding PSD1 and planctomycete cytochrome C domain-containing protein, with product MPRILNSYLLRLLVGMFMLSLLAGTGVAQQTVKPNVEPNEEQLRFFETKIRPLLATHCYDCHGADLQESNLRLDTLQGMLNGGKGGPGLVPHKPQGSLLVTAVSYRDSDLKMPPEEKLAAEQIADLTRWIEMGAPHPDSGSAELPQASAKIDLEKGREHWAFQPPVKPNVPSTADTQNPIDAFLQQAMSEQGLTLLKQADKRTLIRRASFDLIGLPPTPEDVDHFLADESADAFEKVVDRLLASPHYGERWGRHWLDIVRYADSNGLDENVAHGNAWRYRDYVVESFNQDKPYDQFLREQLAGDLIDSGDDWQLRNERLIATGFLVLGPKVLAEVDETKMEMDIVDEQLDTIGRGILGLTLGCARCHDHKFDPIGHADYYAMAGILKSTRAMQTFTKVAKWNENSIASPIQVQEKAAHEKKISDQKKRIEILVEATINSLPEPTGETDLEDPEEPEDVEKNFPEEVQSELKSMRDELKNLETSNPQLPTAMGVQDGEITDVPVHLRGSHLTLGEVVQRRFPLVLAGLEQVSLPKNKSGRLEFAQWLTQNDHPLTARVIVNRLWRWHFGKGIVGTVDNFGLRGEQPSHPELLDWLAISLVESNWSIKTIHRTIMLSAAYQRESGFDSTNTSIDPANKYYWKYDLHRLDAETIRDSMLAVSGTLDLKIGGSLLPVENRAYFFNHTSEDKASYENIRRRSIYVPVVRNHLYDFFQLFDYTDASVLNGNRETSTIAPQALMLMNSELIAELSAAMADRILQQHSSREGRINYSFNLAYSRPPSAAELQQITHYLNGFDAPETEPSPGQINNKKAWQLVCQSLISSSEFLYVQ from the coding sequence ATGCCCAGAATCCTCAATAGTTATTTATTGCGTCTTCTCGTGGGAATGTTTATGCTCAGCCTGCTGGCCGGGACCGGAGTTGCTCAACAAACCGTGAAACCCAATGTGGAGCCGAACGAAGAGCAATTGCGTTTTTTTGAAACGAAAATCCGCCCTCTGCTGGCCACTCATTGTTACGATTGTCACGGCGCAGACTTACAGGAATCAAACCTGAGGCTCGACACCCTTCAGGGCATGCTGAATGGCGGCAAGGGCGGACCGGGCTTAGTGCCGCATAAACCGCAAGGCAGCCTGCTGGTGACAGCGGTCTCGTATCGCGATAGCGATCTCAAAATGCCTCCCGAGGAAAAACTCGCCGCTGAGCAGATTGCCGATTTGACTCGCTGGATTGAAATGGGAGCTCCCCATCCAGACTCTGGCAGTGCTGAGTTGCCTCAGGCTTCTGCAAAAATAGATCTGGAAAAAGGGCGAGAGCATTGGGCCTTCCAGCCTCCTGTCAAACCGAATGTGCCGTCAACGGCAGATACACAAAACCCGATCGATGCTTTCCTGCAACAGGCGATGAGTGAGCAGGGACTGACGCTGCTCAAGCAGGCGGACAAACGAACGTTGATTCGCCGCGCGAGTTTCGATCTGATTGGTTTGCCACCAACACCCGAAGACGTCGATCACTTTCTGGCGGATGAGTCGGCAGATGCTTTTGAAAAAGTAGTCGACCGCCTGCTGGCATCTCCTCATTATGGGGAACGTTGGGGCCGCCACTGGTTGGACATTGTCCGTTATGCAGATTCCAATGGACTCGATGAGAACGTTGCCCATGGCAATGCCTGGCGATATCGGGATTATGTCGTTGAATCGTTCAATCAGGATAAGCCTTACGATCAGTTTCTCAGAGAGCAGCTCGCTGGCGATTTGATCGACTCCGGGGATGACTGGCAGCTGCGAAATGAACGATTGATCGCAACCGGTTTTCTGGTGCTCGGTCCCAAGGTGCTCGCCGAGGTGGATGAGACTAAGATGGAGATGGATATCGTCGATGAACAGCTCGATACCATCGGCCGCGGAATTTTGGGACTCACTCTGGGCTGCGCCCGCTGTCACGACCACAAATTTGACCCCATTGGACACGCAGACTATTACGCAATGGCGGGAATTCTGAAAAGCACCCGCGCGATGCAAACTTTCACCAAGGTTGCCAAATGGAACGAAAACTCAATTGCATCTCCAATTCAGGTTCAGGAGAAAGCCGCCCACGAGAAAAAAATCAGTGACCAGAAAAAGAGGATTGAAATACTCGTTGAGGCGACAATAAACAGCCTTCCTGAACCAACCGGAGAAACGGATCTGGAGGATCCGGAGGAGCCGGAGGATGTTGAAAAAAACTTTCCTGAAGAGGTGCAGTCCGAATTGAAGTCGATGCGAGATGAGTTGAAGAATCTTGAAACTTCGAATCCGCAACTTCCCACCGCGATGGGTGTACAGGATGGAGAAATTACCGATGTCCCCGTGCATTTGCGTGGCAGTCATTTAACGTTAGGCGAAGTCGTACAACGACGCTTTCCGCTCGTACTGGCAGGACTCGAACAGGTCTCATTGCCCAAGAACAAAAGCGGGCGACTGGAATTTGCTCAATGGCTTACACAAAATGATCACCCTCTTACGGCCCGTGTCATTGTCAATCGACTGTGGCGTTGGCATTTCGGTAAGGGAATCGTTGGAACGGTCGATAACTTTGGACTGCGTGGTGAACAGCCCTCGCATCCCGAATTACTCGACTGGCTGGCAATTTCTTTGGTCGAATCCAACTGGTCAATCAAAACGATTCACCGGACGATTATGCTTTCTGCGGCTTATCAGCGGGAGTCGGGATTCGATTCGACAAATACTTCAATTGATCCCGCGAATAAGTATTATTGGAAATACGATTTACATCGATTGGATGCGGAAACAATCCGCGATTCCATGCTGGCTGTCAGCGGGACGCTCGATCTGAAAATTGGAGGAAGCCTGTTACCGGTTGAAAATCGCGCATATTTTTTCAACCACACCTCTGAAGACAAAGCGTCCTACGAAAATATTCGCCGACGCTCCATTTATGTCCCCGTAGTTCGAAACCATTTGTATGATTTCTTTCAACTCTTTGACTATACCGATGCGAGTGTCCTCAATGGCAATCGCGAAACCAGTACCATCGCACCTCAGGCATTGATGCTGATGAACTCCGAACTCATCGCGGAATTGTCCGCAGCGATGGCGGATCGAATCCTGCAGCAGCACTCCTCCCGTGAAGGTCGCATCAACTACTCCTTTAATCTTGCCTACAGCCGGCCCCCTTCTGCAGCTGAGTTGCAGCAGATTACTCATTATCTGAATGGGTTTGATGCACCGGAGACAGAACCGTCTCCTGGTCAAATTAACAATAAAAAAGCCTGGCAGTTAGTTTGCCAGTCGCTGATTTCTTCCAGCGAGTTTTTGTACGTTCAGTAA